The sequence below is a genomic window from Candidatus Zixiibacteriota bacterium.
GCCAGTGGGTGCGGATGCCTTCGGCATGAGTGCCGTCGTCGGTGATATGCAGGTGTGGCAGAATCAGGTCGATTCCGCGCAAGAACAGCGCCCCCAGCAAAAACCCGACCGCCGCCGGAACCCAGGCCGGGACAGCGCCACCCTCCGACATCTCGATCGCCGGTGCCAGCAGCGACCAGTAGCTGGCCGCAATCATGACGCCGGCGGCAAAGCCGAGCATGATGTCGAGCGCGCGACGGCTCATCTCCTTGGTGAGAAACACGCCCGCCGCCCCGAGCGCCGTCACGCCCCAGGTGAAACAGGTCGCCAGAAACGCCTGCAAAATCGGATCAAGTCCGGAGAACCACGCCGTGATCGTCATCGCCGCTCATAGAGACGATCTGCGACGCGAAAGGCAAGGCAAAAGATCGCGGCGGTATCAGCCTCGCCTGGTTTATCGGGAGAAGATCACTTGCTCTCGAACTTGGCGAGAATGATTTCCGCCGGACAGAACCGGGTAAAGGCCGACTGGATCAAGTTGACACCGACAAAGCCGGTGAGAAACAGCCAGTACTTCGATACGGTCAGCGTCAGCACGATCGACAGCAGGATCATCATGCCGGCCATGACGCGGATTTTGTTTTCCATGGACATATCAACAACTCCTTCGTGAATTATCAGGTTGCGCGCGCCTCCGGCAGCGCCCCACCCACAACAGAGGGGCGCCGGGAAGCGCAGTCGATTCTATATCAGGACCAGCCGGTTGCTTGCGCGACCGAACCGGTCGGTCGTTCTCGGCCATTCGCTATCAGTTTGGATTGCCGTTCCCCCAAAACGATTCAAAAAAACGGCGACAAGTTAGTATTTGCTAATATCTTGGATGGTCACTAATTATCGGAAAAGAACGCGTTCGGGGAGTATACTGACGGCGATGCACCGCAACCATCTGCTTCAACTCCTGCGCTCGTATCGGGCGCGCGACGCGCGTGACCGCGAGTGCCGGGAACGCTTCATCGAGTTTGTCGGCAGTCACCCCGACTGCTGCGAACGCACGCTGGCGATCGGCCATGTTACCGGCTCGGCGTGGATCACGAATCACCCCCGGACCCGCTTTCTGCTCACCTTTCACAAGAAACTGGGCTTGTGGCTGCAACTGGGCGGACACGCCGACGGCGAGACTGACCTGGTCGCGGTGGCGTTGCGCGAGGCGCGGGAGGAATCGGGATTGGCGGAGATCGCGCTGGTGTCCGAGGAGATTTTTGACCTCGACATTCATCTGATCCCTGCCGGCAATGGCGTACCGCAACACTATCACTATGACGTGCGCTTCCTGTGTGAAGCGGATGATGCCGCACCGTTGGCCATCAGCGACGAGTCGCACGATTTACGCTGGCTGAATCGGGAAGAAGTTGCTGCACGAACGCTGGAAGAATCAATCTTGCGGATGCTGCGCAAGACTCAGGTCGCCGTCAGCGAATGATGCGCTTGAGCAGGTTGGTCATCTGCTCCATATTGCGTTTGCCCACCACCCGCCATTGCGTGCCGACCTTGCGTACCGACACCACCTCGAT
It includes:
- a CDS encoding ZIP family metal transporter, encoding MTITAWFSGLDPILQAFLATCFTWGVTALGAAGVFLTKEMSRRALDIMLGFAAGVMIAASYWSLLAPAIEMSEGGAVPAWVPAAVGFLLGALFLRGIDLILPHLHITDDGTHAEGIRTHW
- a CDS encoding DUF2892 domain-containing protein — translated: MSMENKIRVMAGMMILLSIVLTLTVSKYWLFLTGFVGVNLIQSAFTRFCPAEIILAKFESK
- a CDS encoding NUDIX hydrolase — protein: MHRNHLLQLLRSYRARDARDRECRERFIEFVGSHPDCCERTLAIGHVTGSAWITNHPRTRFLLTFHKKLGLWLQLGGHADGETDLVAVALREAREESGLAEIALVSEEIFDLDIHLIPAGNGVPQHYHYDVRFLCEADDAAPLAISDESHDLRWLNREEVAARTLEESILRMLRKTQVAVSE